TCCGATGAGGTTCAGGTGGAGGAAGACAGCAGCAGCACGCTGCCGGCGGCCAGCATGCCCCCGGCACCCTGCACCAGCACTGTCTTCGGCCGGCGCGCCGGCGCCAGCCCGAGCGCTTCCCCGCGCAACTGGCGCACGGCCTCGACCATGCTGTCCATATTGCAGGAGATGCCCGGCTGGCCGAACGACAGCCAGCCGCCGTTGGTGTCGGTGGGCAGGTCGCCGTCCACCCCGGTGCGTCCTTCGCGGTACAGGTCGATACCGCGGCCCTTCTTCGCGAAGCCCAGGTCTTCCATGACGATCGGTCCCATGTGCGCGAAGTTCACCGAGACCTGCGCCATGTCGATGTCAGCCGGCGACAGCCCCGACATGGCGTAGGCCTGGCTCGCCGCCGCCGCCGTCGCGGTGTAGATCAGGTTGGGCATCGCGCCAAGCTCGGGGAATTTGCACGACCGCATGTTCATGCGATCGCCCAGGTACTCATGCGTCGTGGCTGACCCGTAGCCTATCAGGTAGACCGGGTTGCGCGCCGCCTTTGCCCGTTCCGGCGAAGTGATCACCAGCGCGCCGCCGGTGCCGCCGCCCCAGGTGGAGCACATCCAGCGCCGTAGCGGCGTGGCGACATAGGGCGACGCAAGCACGGTCTCGCGGTCGATCTCGCCGAAGCGCGCCTTGGCAGCATGCGGGTGATGCACGCCCCAGCGCTGGTTGGCCACCGCGACCTCCGCGAGGTCAGCTTCGGTCAGGCCGAACTCATGGAGGTAGCGGCACGCGGCCGGGATGATCGGGCCATACGGCACCTCGAACTGCGGATCGGCATCGGCCTCGGCACCCATTGCCACGGCATCGACAAAGAGCTCGGTCGCGTCGCTCTGCAGGCACAGTACGTACTCTGCCTGGCCCGTGGCGATCATCTCCGAGGCCACCGCCAGCGTGGCAGTGAGCCCGGCGCCGTGCATGGTGATCTCGCTGGTGCGCTTCACCGGCATCTGCATGTGGGAGATGAAGATGTTGCTCCACTGCGAGCGCTTGTCCGCCCAGGGCGAGCGGCCGGTGTAGACGGCGTCGACCTGGTCCTTGGTAATGCCCGCGTCCTGCAGCGCGCGCCGCGTGGCTTCGGCGGCTAGCTGCAGCGGGTCCTTGCGATCCG
This genomic interval from Cupriavidus oxalaticus contains the following:
- a CDS encoding thiolase family protein — protein: MSTKPVAAIIGMGDAYASRADRKDPLQLAAEATRRALQDAGITKDQVDAVYTGRSPWADKRSQWSNIFISHMQMPVKRTSEITMHGAGLTATLAVASEMIATGQAEYVLCLQSDATELFVDAVAMGAEADADPQFEVPYGPIIPAACRYLHEFGLTEADLAEVAVANQRWGVHHPHAAKARFGEIDRETVLASPYVATPLRRWMCSTWGGGTGGALVITSPERAKAARNPVYLIGYGSATTHEYLGDRMNMRSCKFPELGAMPNLIYTATAAAASQAYAMSGLSPADIDMAQVSVNFAHMGPIVMEDLGFAKKGRGIDLYREGRTGVDGDLPTDTNGGWLSFGQPGISCNMDSMVEAVRQLRGEALGLAPARRPKTVLVQGAGGMLAAGSVLLLSSST